A DNA window from Methylocystis heyeri contains the following coding sequences:
- a CDS encoding GNAT family N-acetyltransferase produces the protein MSQPSFTIRIVESLEKVDPAAWDACANPAEGLAADSFNPFVAHAFLVALERSGSVGGRSGWTPAHVLVEDASGGLVAAAPSYLKSHSLGEYVFDSSWADAYQRAGGRYYPKIQVAAPFTPVSGRRLLLRGDAPAQAGSALIQGLRALRERTGASSLHLTFIEQDESEKLQEAGFLLRTGVQFHFLNRGYRNFDDFLGELSSRKRKALKRERREALGADISIELLTGADIKPRHWDRFFAFYMDTGSRKWGRPYLTRAFFDHIGASMADRILLVMARRGDDHIAGAINFLGDHAIYGRNWGALEERPFLHFEVCYYQAIEYAIRNGYRRVEAGAQGEHKLARGYRPALTLSAHEFADPRFGAAVADFLVRERSAVDEMMTDCEAALPFRHGSEEACD, from the coding sequence ATGTCACAGCCCTCCTTCACCATCCGCATCGTCGAGTCGCTCGAAAAGGTCGATCCCGCGGCCTGGGACGCTTGCGCCAATCCCGCCGAGGGGCTCGCCGCGGACAGTTTCAATCCCTTCGTCGCCCATGCGTTTCTCGTCGCGCTCGAACGCTCCGGCTCGGTTGGAGGACGATCGGGATGGACGCCGGCGCATGTTCTCGTCGAGGACGCCTCCGGCGGGCTGGTCGCGGCGGCGCCGAGCTATCTCAAGAGCCACAGCCTCGGGGAATATGTGTTCGACTCGAGCTGGGCCGACGCCTACCAAAGGGCGGGAGGCCGCTATTATCCCAAGATACAGGTGGCTGCGCCTTTCACGCCGGTGAGCGGACGCCGGCTCCTGTTGCGCGGCGACGCGCCGGCGCAGGCCGGAAGCGCTCTGATCCAGGGGCTGCGCGCCTTGCGCGAGCGGACAGGCGCCTCCTCGCTTCACCTCACCTTCATCGAGCAAGACGAATCTGAGAAGCTGCAGGAGGCGGGCTTCCTGCTGCGCACCGGGGTGCAGTTCCATTTTCTCAACCGCGGCTATCGGAACTTCGACGACTTTTTGGGCGAACTTTCCTCGCGCAAGAGAAAAGCGCTCAAGCGCGAGCGGCGCGAGGCTTTGGGCGCGGACATATCGATAGAGCTGCTCACCGGCGCCGACATAAAGCCCCGCCACTGGGACCGCTTCTTCGCTTTCTATATGGACACCGGATCGCGCAAATGGGGCCGGCCCTATCTCACCCGCGCATTCTTCGACCATATCGGCGCATCGATGGCGGATCGGATACTGCTGGTCATGGCGCGCCGCGGCGACGATCATATCGCCGGAGCCATAAACTTTCTCGGCGACCACGCGATCTACGGGCGCAACTGGGGCGCGCTCGAGGAGCGTCCCTTTCTTCATTTCGAGGTCTGCTATTATCAGGCGATCGAATACGCCATCCGGAACGGATACAGGCGCGTGGAGGCGGGGGCCCAGGGCGAACACAAGCTGGCGCGCGGCTATCGCCCGGCGCTGACCCTCTCCGCGCATGAATTCGCCGATCCGCGTTTTGGCGCCGCGGTGGCCGATTTTCTGGTGCGGGAACGGAGCGCCGTCGACGAGATGATGACCGATTGCGAAGCCGCGCTTCCCTTCCGACACGGATCGGAGGAAGCTTGCGATTGA
- a CDS encoding SpoVR family protein, whose amino-acid sequence MTAGPLLFQGKDWNFETLQRIYDAIEPIAEKELGLDVFPNQIEVITVEQMLDAYASTGMPIFYKHWSFGKRFVQHQTIYHKGLQDLAYEIVINSNPCISYIMEGSSATMQALVMAHAAFGHNHFFKNNYQFQQWTAPESILDYLAFARNYISTCEERYGHAEVERLLDAAHALMAQGVDRSPHKRPLDLQQEEKRERDRMQERERVYNDLWRTVPGRAQPLAKAGKDRQRAMLGLPQENILYFLEKAAPRLKPWQREVLRIVRLIAQYFYPQQLTKVMNEGCATYCHYRIMTRLHETGRITDGSFLEFLHSHTGVIRQPMYYEPSYGGVNPYALGFDMMQDIARIVRDPTPEDKVWFPDLAGTGDEMAALRDVWANYRDDSFIAQFLSPTLMRKWRLFHVVDQKDLPYLEVAAIHNERGYRELRRRLAAEYDAPAQSPHIEVVDVDLAGSRKLVLHHQVVEGRFLEAEEAALVMKHLQSLWGYDVLLQEVDSRKGDNILKEHFVAAETS is encoded by the coding sequence ATGACGGCAGGACCGCTGCTTTTCCAAGGCAAGGACTGGAACTTCGAGACGCTCCAGCGAATCTACGACGCGATCGAACCGATCGCCGAGAAGGAGCTCGGGCTCGACGTCTTCCCCAATCAGATCGAGGTCATCACCGTCGAACAGATGCTGGACGCCTATGCTTCGACGGGAATGCCGATCTTCTACAAGCATTGGTCGTTCGGCAAGAGATTCGTCCAGCACCAGACGATCTATCACAAGGGGCTGCAAGACCTCGCCTATGAGATCGTCATCAATTCAAATCCCTGCATAAGCTACATCATGGAAGGCAGCTCGGCGACGATGCAGGCCCTGGTGATGGCGCATGCGGCCTTCGGGCACAACCACTTCTTCAAGAACAACTATCAGTTCCAGCAATGGACCGCGCCGGAAAGCATACTCGACTACCTCGCCTTCGCGCGGAACTACATCTCCACCTGCGAAGAGCGCTACGGCCATGCCGAGGTCGAGCGCCTGCTCGACGCCGCCCATGCGCTGATGGCGCAAGGGGTCGATCGCTCGCCGCACAAGCGGCCGCTCGATCTGCAGCAGGAAGAGAAGCGCGAACGCGACCGCATGCAGGAGCGCGAGCGGGTCTACAACGACCTGTGGAGGACGGTGCCGGGCCGCGCGCAGCCGCTCGCCAAAGCCGGCAAGGACCGGCAGCGCGCGATGCTCGGCCTGCCTCAGGAGAATATTCTCTATTTCCTCGAAAAAGCAGCGCCGCGGCTGAAGCCCTGGCAGCGCGAAGTGCTTCGGATCGTCCGGCTGATTGCCCAATATTTCTATCCGCAGCAGCTCACCAAGGTCATGAACGAGGGCTGCGCGACCTATTGCCACTACAGGATAATGACGCGCCTTCATGAAACCGGCAGAATCACGGACGGAAGCTTTCTCGAGTTCCTTCATTCGCACACCGGCGTCATCCGCCAGCCCATGTATTACGAGCCTTCATATGGCGGCGTGAATCCTTATGCGCTCGGGTTCGACATGATGCAGGATATCGCGCGCATCGTGCGCGATCCGACCCCGGAGGACAAAGTCTGGTTCCCTGATCTCGCCGGAACCGGCGACGAAATGGCCGCGCTCCGCGACGTTTGGGCCAATTATCGCGACGACAGTTTCATCGCGCAGTTTCTCAGCCCGACCCTCATGCGCAAATGGCGGCTGTTCCATGTCGTCGACCAGAAGGACCTTCCCTATCTCGAAGTCGCGGCGATCCACAATGAAAGAGGCTACCGCGAGCTGCGCCGCCGCCTCGCCGCCGAATATGACGCGCCGGCGCAATCGCCGCACATAGAAGTGGTGGATGTGGATCTCGCGGGAAGCAGAAAGCTCGTCCTCCATCACCAGGTCGTCGAGGGACGCTTCCTCGAGGCCGAAGAAGCCGCTCTGGTGATGAAGCATCTCCAGTCCTTGTGGGGGTATGACGTTCTTCTGCAGGAAGTCGACTCGCGCAAGGGAGACAACATTCTGAAAGAGCACTTCGTCGCCGCCGAGACGAGCTGA
- a CDS encoding YeaH/YhbH family protein, giving the protein MRIVDRRLNPSGKNFENRQRFLRRVKRMVERAVRDASRERSIEELENPGEISIPADGVRQPILHHGPGSRRDLILPGNREYVEGDRIARPPGGEGGDGAASGAGGGKGQQDAFRFMLTREEFLDIFLDDLELPDLAKRRIALVDKEGLRRAGYATTGTPNNLALNRTMRMSLSRRIALGRPKAETIARLESELAEAAAEESASVESLQSKLDALRRRRSRVAYLDPVDLRYRRFERFPKPVAQAVMFCLMDVSGSMTEHTKDIAKRFFMLLHIFLMRRYKRIEVVFIRHTDEAAEVDEETFFRSVETGGTMVSSALEEMLRVVKDRYDPADWNIYAAQASDGDNLLGDNDLTRELLQSAILPLCQYFAYIEVRESFLDEANPFEGGQSSLWTAYAPLQKEGGKFQMRRVSRRERIYPVFRELFHRREAGAAHGDQA; this is encoded by the coding sequence ATGCGCATCGTCGATCGTCGCCTTAATCCGAGCGGCAAGAACTTCGAAAACCGGCAGCGATTCCTGAGGCGCGTGAAGCGCATGGTCGAGCGCGCAGTGCGCGACGCCAGTCGCGAGCGTTCGATCGAAGAACTCGAGAATCCGGGGGAAATCTCTATTCCCGCAGACGGCGTGCGGCAGCCGATCCTCCATCATGGCCCCGGCTCGCGCCGGGACCTGATCCTGCCGGGCAACAGGGAATATGTCGAAGGCGACCGCATCGCACGGCCTCCCGGCGGGGAGGGCGGAGATGGGGCCGCTTCCGGCGCCGGCGGCGGCAAGGGCCAGCAGGACGCTTTCCGCTTCATGCTGACGCGCGAGGAGTTCCTCGATATTTTCCTCGACGATCTCGAATTGCCCGATCTCGCCAAGCGAAGAATCGCGCTGGTGGACAAGGAAGGGCTGAGACGGGCCGGTTACGCCACCACCGGCACGCCCAATAATCTGGCGCTGAACCGGACCATGCGCATGTCCCTCTCGCGAAGGATCGCGCTGGGCCGGCCGAAAGCGGAGACCATCGCGCGGCTGGAAAGCGAGCTCGCGGAAGCCGCGGCGGAGGAAAGCGCGAGCGTCGAAAGCCTGCAAAGCAAGCTCGACGCCCTGCGCAGGCGGCGCAGCCGCGTCGCCTATCTCGATCCGGTGGATCTGCGCTACCGTCGCTTCGAGCGCTTTCCCAAGCCCGTGGCCCAGGCCGTGATGTTCTGCCTGATGGACGTGTCCGGGTCCATGACCGAGCACACCAAGGACATCGCCAAACGCTTCTTCATGCTGCTGCATATTTTTCTCATGCGCCGCTACAAGCGCATCGAGGTCGTGTTCATAAGACACACCGACGAAGCGGCCGAGGTCGACGAAGAAACCTTCTTTCGTTCGGTCGAGACCGGCGGCACCATGGTTTCCTCCGCGCTCGAGGAAATGCTGCGCGTGGTCAAGGACCGCTACGATCCCGCGGACTGGAACATCTACGCAGCCCAGGCGTCCGACGGCGACAATCTCCTCGGAGACAACGACCTCACGCGCGAATTGTTGCAGAGCGCCATCCTGCCGCTGTGCCAGTATTTCGCCTATATCGAGGTGAGGGAATCCTTTCTCGACGAAGCCAATCCGTTCGAAGGCGGGCAAAGCTCGCTATGGACGGCCTATGCCCCTCTCCAGAAGGAGGGAGGCAAATTCCAGATGAGACGCGTGTCGCGGCGGGAGCGCATCTATCCCGTGTTCAGGGAATTGTTCCACAGGCGGGAAGCAGGCGCCGCTCATGGTGATCAGGCATGA